In Candidatus Nealsonbacteria bacterium, the sequence AGCTGTTTCATGATTAGCAACTATTTGTCCATCCTTAATATTAATTACCTCTTCAGTGTATTCTGCAATATGAGGATCGTGAGTTACAACAACAATGGTCTTTTTTTCTTTTTTATGAAGGTCGATTAAAATCTCCATAATCATCTTTCCAGTAGTAGAATCTAAATTCCCAGTAGGCTCATCAGCAACTATAATCTCAGGGTCATTGGATAAAGCTCTGGCAATAGCGACCCTTTGCCGTTCTCCCCCAGAAAGCTCACCAGGCCTATGGAAAATTCTTTTTCCTAAATTTATAGAGGCGAGTAATTTCTTTGCTCTATCTACTCTCTTGTTTTCAGCAACGCCTTGAAAAATCATTGGAAGCATTACATTTTCAAGAGCATTAAGATTATGAAGCAAATTAAATTGCTGAAAAACAAATCCAACTCTTTGTCCTCTAATCTGGGCAAGCTCATCTTCAGAAAGTCCTGCAACATTCTGTCCTTCCAAAAAAACCTCACCTTTAGTGGGAATATCTAAACAACCGATAATATGCAGAAGGGTTGATTTACCAGAACCCGATGGTCCCATTATTGTAACAAAAGCACCCGGAAATACTTCCAGGCTTATTCCCTTTAAAACAGTAAGTTCTACTTCTCCTAACTGGTAAATTTTCCAGACATTCTCTAATTTTATCAATGGCTCTGCCATAATTCAATATATATTTATACCTTAACGAATCAAGGTTCTGCCGAGCGTTAGAGAGGCAGGTTCTTATATTTTCTAATCAATAACAACTTCTTCTCCTTCTTGCAGCCCGGAAATAACTTCAATATATTCATTTCCTTCCAAGCCAATTTCTATTTCTCGTTTTTTAACCTCGCCGTCCTTAAAAACCTGAACTATTTTTTTGCCATCCATTTTCTTTACTGCCCTTTTTGGAATAACTAATACATTTTCCTTTTTATCACTTTCAATAATAATATCAGCTGTCATGCCCGGTTTAATCCCTTCCTTGGTTTCCTCAAAGTCAATAGTTACTTCATAATAAACTATTCCCCCAATCAACTTTTCTGCCGGGTCAATTGAAATTACTTTGCCTTTTAAAATCTCGTCTGAAAAAGCAACTAAAGTAATCTCTACTGGATTATCAACTTTAATGTCAATAATATCTTCTTCATAAATATCTACTTCTATTTTAAAGGGACTGGAAGGAAGAAGAATAATTACAGCATCTTGAAGTGTTGACTGGACTATCTCACCTATGCTTTTGTTTACTTTTACCACCTGTCCATCAACGGGGGTTCTCAATATAGTGTCTTCAATTTGTTTTTCTAAAAGCCGAATCTTTGCTGTTGCCTGTTTCGTCTGGGCTTGGTACAAATCAATGTCTTCTTGTCTGGGAGGAGCTATAATTTTTGCCAGGTTATCCTCTGCTGCTTTTAATTCTCCTTCAGCTAAATCAATTTTTCCTTGGTAAGTATTAATATTAATTACATTTGTTGTTTTAGTTGAAGAAATTGTTTGTTGAGAATTAACAACATTTGTCAAAGCAGTATTAATATATCCCCGGTCAGTATCTAAAGAGCTCTTATGGGTAGAGGAAACGGTATTTTTATAAGCCTGGTCTTCACATGTGTCTCTAATAATTTTTAAAGCATCAGAAACAATCTCTAAATCTCCTTTCATTTTAGAAAGAGTAATATCAATATCCTCATATTTTTGGGTGGCTTTTGCAGTGTCTAAATAAGGTTTTATTCGGTTTAAAGCATTCTCTATTCTATCCTTATTTTCCCTGACCCTAAATCCCTGCTGATCGGCATTTATAAAGTATGTTCTCTGAATTAAATCTGCCGTATTAAAAGTATTGGAAATTTTCAAGTAAGAATCATTTAAAACATTTAAAGCATCTTCGTAGGCTGCTTCCAAATTTTCTTCTCCCTGTTCTTTTATATCTTCTAACTTTTGCTTTGCCGTTGCTAAAGAAATCTTGGCATTATCAACACTAGTTTGTGTAATTTGAATTTCTTCTGAACTCGCTCCCCTTAACAATTTATTCAGTTGAGCTTGATTTAGCTCTAAGTTAGCTTCAGCTTCCTGTAATTGAATCTTCAATTGAGTATTTTCTAACTTCGCTAATATATCTCTCTCTTTGACTTCTTCTCCAACCTCAACATATGTCTTTTCAATTATGCCTGCTGATTTGAAACTAAGATTTATTTTTTCTTCCTTTTTAACCTGACCCGTTTCTAAAACTTCTTGCAAAACATCTCCCTTCATAACTTCCGCCAAAGTAAAATCTAATTTTTCTTTTTTAAAATAAGTCTGATAGATAAAAATAGAAAAAATAGAAATAATAACCAGAGCTCCTATAATTTTTTTCACACTTAATGTCATAATTTAAATAAAGATAGAAATAAAATTCTTAATTTCTTTTTTTAGTTAAAATTTTATGCCAATCAGGATAAGATGAAACTCCTTCGAAAATCAAACCGCCCAAAAATCCAAATATAAGATTCTCTATTACTGGAGAAAAGCTATATAGGAGAATAAAAATTAAACCAATAATACCCATCATCCAGTGGTGAAAGTGTAGTTCATAGCTACCAATAGTAAGAATGACAGAATTAAATCTTCCAGATAAAAGTTTTGCAAGAAAATAACCAGAAATAAGTGCTAAATAAATCCTTAAGGATATTAAAACTAATGGAATCCCTAAAAGAAATTTTGGCATATTTATCTTTATCTTTTTCATGCAGGGGCGGAGGGAGTCGAACCCCCGACTGGAATTTTGGAGATTCCCATGATACCACTTCACTACGCCCCCATATATTTTAAGCCAACTATTACTTTTTTGTTTCTTTATGTAAAGTATGCTTCCTGCACCATTTACAGTGTTTTTTCAATTCTAATTTCTCCTTCACCATCTTCTTTGATTTGTGGGTGTGATAATTAACTCTTTTACAAACCGTACACATCATTTTTACAAATGGTTTTTTTCTTTTTGCCATGGTTTCTAAGCCGAGAACGAGACTTGAACTCGTGCCCTTTCCCTTACCATGGGAATGCTCTACCAACTGAGCTATCTCGGCATATTCTTGCAAAATTTGTGGGTGGTGAGGGACTTGCACCCCCGAAGTCCAGAGGACGCTAGTTTTACAGACTAGTGCAATCGCTGCTCTGCCAACCACCCGATTAATTACCGTTTATATTAGCTTATTTTTTAGGATACATCAATAAAACACCTTAACAAATGCTATTTCTTAATAATCTTTGTTCTTTCTTTACGCCATTTTTCAATTTCCTTGTGATTGCCTGATAATAGAACTTTTGGCACTCTCCATATTACGCTTTTTTTCCCTCGCCCGCCGGAGCGTCCGCGAAGGCGAGGTTTAAAGACTTCAGGTCGGGTATATTGAGGGTACTCAATAAACCCTTTTCCTTTTGTTATCCTCTCTTTCAATAGTTGAGGTTTTCCCAAAACGCCGGGGATAAGTCTTGCAATTGTCTCTATCACTACCATAGCCGGTAGTTCTCCTCCCATTAAAACATAATCCCCTATTGATAATTCCATACTAGCTAAATGTTTTGCCACTCTTTCATCAACTCCTTCATATCTGCCGCAAATCAAAATGAGCTGATTAAGTTTACTGAAAGAGAAAGCTAATTTTTGATTGAATTTTTTACCCCGTGGTGTAAATAAAATAACTTTTCTCTTTCTATTGCTTAATCTCTTAATTCTCTTAATCTCTTTTACTGCTTTATAAATTGGTTCAACTTTTAAAACCATTCCTATTCCTCCCCCATAAGGCCTGTCGTCAACTACTTGATGGCGGTCAGTAGTCCATTTCCTTAAGTTATGAACCTTAACTTTTATTAGCTTCTTTTTCTGAGCTCTGTCAATTAAACTCTCTTTTAAATAAGAGTCAAATATTTCTGGAAAAATTGTGATAATATCAAAACGTAACATAATTACTTAAAGCGTGAAACTTAAAACGTAAAACATTATTTTTTGCTCAAAATGAAAACAGCGCTACTAATCATAATAGCACCGTTTTCTTTAAGAGTAAATCTCTAAAATTTAGAGTTTTAAATCCTCTAATCCTTCGTCTGCTGGAGCTTTCTTGTCTCTAGCAGCACCTCCTACTGGCTCTTCGATCTTTAAATTCACTCTGGCGTGATTTTTAAGACCGACGATTCGAACTAAATTTCGAATAGCCCTAGCAGTAGATCCAGCCTTACCAATGATCTGTCCCATGTCCTCAGGGTTTACCTTTAAAGAAAGTAAAACTCCCATTTCGTCAACTCTTCTATCAACTTTGACGTCTTCTGGGTTATCAACTAAGGCTTTGATTAGGAATTCAAGAAATTCTTTATCTGCTGATTCTTTTGCCATATTCCTACAGAATTAACTGATTTTTTCATTATTCAAGTAGCCCGACCTTTGCAGCTTCCCCCTCCTTCAATCATTCGGAGAATAGGCTATGCTGAAAAAGCTACCAATGTTTTTATTATATTTATTATCTAAAACATGTCAAGTAATTAAACCTTTCTTCAAGGAAAGGAATAAAGGAAACCTTATTTAAAGATTTATTTTTTCTCCTTCATTCCTTTCCCTACCATCATAAAGATGGCACAGGAAAGGAGAATCTTTATGACTCTAATGTCGCTGTACGACATTTTTATTATATCATATTAAATAGAATACGTCAAATAAATTAGAATAGCCGTCATAAGGCTACGAGCCACTCGACTGAGATTATCCGAATCGAGAAACAGTGTTCAGAGGAGAGAGATTCTAATCCCCTCTCCTTTCGGATCAGGGACAACTTCACACTGTTTCCCCGATCCGCCCTCAATCAGAACGACTCACAGCCTCACGACGACTATCCAAACCTCACCTTGAATCCACTTCTTTAAGAAATGAACTCAAGAAAGATTAGGTTTGAAAGTCCCACTCTCAAACCTTTTTCCCACACCGCTCGAAACGAGAGGTGTTTTAGAATTCTTATCTCTGCGTTTTCGCAGAAAAAAACTGACGCCTACGGCTCTTTCCTCACGGATCATTGGCCAAACCTGCTGCCTACCGGTATCTAGATCACCAATCCCCAGCGTCTAATTAATATTTTTTTGATTTAACTGAAATCACCAAGAAAACCAATCTTCATCTGGATCGTTATAATAGCGATCCATATCTTTTCCAGTGGGTGGTGCGTGCGCATAGCACGTGCCAAGGTAAACCCAAAAAAAGCTGTCTTTGGTTAACAAAGCACGTGGACAATGAACAAAATCCACTTTGTCATCTCTTACTCTCTCCATCAAGTTTTCTAGGAGAGAGCATTTGAATTCACCGTAAGGAGTAGCACCATTCCTGGGACACTCGTCACTACAAGAGTGACAGGTCCCGAAACAGAATCTAGCTACTTTGTAGCCAAGAATTTGCTCACCCCACTTTTTATGAAAAATTTTTCGTGGGGCTATGGGAATCTTCGCCTTCTCCAAATCCTCTACTGGCGTGCATTTTTGTGGCCACGCCTCGTAGAGTAGAACTTCAACTGACAGAGGGCCTTGAATCATAAATAATCCCCTTCGTAGTTTCCATTATCAATAATATTTTCATCACCGATTTTTACTTCGATATTTTTCCCATCATATCGAAGTAACAAATAGTTTTTGTTTTCAACTCTCCTCCCTGTTCGGTGAGCTCGAAGCTCATCGCCTGGATTTAATACAACCAGGATCTCCGCTGTCTCCCCAAGGGCACCCCCTCCGCTATGCCAAGATGAATCTATGGCAATCACCTGTACATTTCTGTCGGCATTAATTCCTGCCGACCCCCGATAACCTGATTTTATCCTCCAAAGGAGTAAAATCCGATTATCTGCTGTAGGTCGTTCAGCGACGATTAAAAACTTCCCCGTTAATTCTTTTGTCTCTTTGTCTCTTAATGCAATAACTCCCGCCCTAAGAATTTTTCCCTGGCTACTAATTATGTCCACGTCCCGTTTCCCGATTGAAACCCATGTAGCTCTCTTATGACCTCCCTCCCCTAATGTCACATGTGGATAGGGATTTTGGTCGACCGGGATCCCAACACAAATTTGGTCTTCAATAGTTTTAAAACATTTCATTTTAATCCTCTTTTTTTATTTAATTTTTTTTAAAAATTTAAATATTTTTTGGTAAATGTGGTTCACTCTACCTACTAAACAGACTAATAAGTAAGGTGAACCTCATTTACCTAAAAAGGATTTTTCGACCAGAAATTCAGATATAACAAACAACCCTAATCTATCTATAGTTACTTTCCTTTTTATTCTTTTAATGAACACTCGTTTTGCTTGCCGACCCTCGGCAGGCAGGTTTTTTATTCCACCTTTTTCCAAATCGTAAAAGTTTTTACAACTTGGAAAAAAATAGAAATTCTTAACCTCACCTTGAATCCACTTCTAATAAGAAATGAACTCAAGAAAGATTAGGTTTGAAAGTCCCACTCTCAAACCTTTTTCCCACACCTCTCGAAATGAAAGGTGTTCTGAAAAAAATAATTTGAATAAGAAAGATTGGAAGAAACTACTTAGTCATCTTCTATTGGACTGCCGTCCTCCTTTATTCCCACAGCTGCGACAAAATCGCAGCCACAAAAGGAGCAATTTAGCGTCCCCAGAGGACACTCATCACTCTCTTTTAAATGAGGGTGATGGATGAGTTCAATGTGTTCTGTACCGAGCTCTACGGCTCTAAGAACATCCATTGCCCAACCGGCAGGAACATATAGCTTTTTAAATTCCTGTCTGGTTGGTTCTCTTTCTTCGTCCTGGATCATTTCTTCAAGATCCAAGCTCCAAGATAATATCCCGTACTCTATATCTTTGGTTAATCCAAAGAAAGAGTACCATATATCCTCTGGGTTTTTCCCAATAATCTCCGCTAATTCCTGAAGATTTACCCAGCCCCAGCCGCAGGGGCCTTCAAAAATGGCTGGTTTTAATTTTTTTGTTTCAATTTTATCTTTTTTCATTTTTAATATCTCCGCTACCTGCTAGTAGCTGTTTGAGATATTAATTACTACTACACAGCGAACAGGTAGCACACTGAATACCTCTTTTAGTTTTAGAGATACACAAAGTGCTGCCTATTCGGGTAGTACTTTCCTTTCTTTCCCTTTTTATTTTTTTTCAACGTGCGCCTTAACCCTAAGGGCAATTTCGTTCCACCCTTTCTCAGACCGTCAAATAGAATTCTGGCGGGCTGGGAAAGACAGAAACCCATATAAACCCATCTTTCTTTTTTCTTTTTTTACAAAAAAGAAAAAAATAGAAAAAAATTATAAAAAATTATTTTGGAATTGCATTTGGGACTGTAACTGTTATTTCTTGAACTGAAGAAATTAGTACAGCAACATTAATTATCTTCTCAAAAACATTTTCTGGAATTACAATGTTTGCTTTTTCTAAAATTTCCTTTATCATTGCTGCAGTAGTTTTTTTTAAAAGTTCGTCCTTTTCTTTTTCACTCAATTTTCTTTTATCTACCATTTTTCATCACTCATTTTTTACTCCCATCGGGTTCCGGGTCTCCCCGAGGCAGGTCGTCCGCCTTGAGTCTTATCTCAAGAGAATCATAGACTCAAACCTGTCTACCAAGATTGATAACCAAGTTTGAGCTTAGATTCTCTCCTTTTCTTATTCAATTTTAGTTATCAACGTACTCCCTACTTCACTCTTATAATAATGAAATTTCCCGGCACAACTGGATGGGTTAATTCTGTTATGCCGGCCGATCTCATTACTATGGAAACCGGTCGGTAAGTTGCCTTTCAAGGAGATTTATCCAAGAGACTGCTACTAGTCCTACTCTCTCCCATGCCCTGTACCGAATGGTGCGGGGTCCTTCACAACAAATAGATTTTTCTGCGGTTGGGAGAAAATCTCTTACCCCCAGATTGTCAATGTCCCCCATTAACACGTTTATTTATTGTAAAAAAGGATGTAGGAACAATCTCTTAGAACTTAATCAGCATCCCTACTCAGCGGCAGAAACGGTTCTTTCTACGTTTCCGCACTAACCTACCAGCTCTCAAACCTGTCGAGTGATACAGACTCGAGAGATTTGAAAGAACATTTTTAAACAAAGAACTATTGTTTTTTTTACCCCTTAGTGAACTCTGTTCTACTTCGGGGCTCTCTCCTTTTACCCTCCATAGCTTTAGCGACGGAGGGTCTTTTTCTCCTCTATTCAGAGAGAGGGATGAAGGAAAGTTATTTTTTGAGAAAAAACTGTACGGGCCTAAATTTTTAATTGCTTTTTAAAGCTTTATAGTGAATGCCCCGTTTTCTCTTTTTAAGAAATCTTTAATCCCCCAGATAAGGGAATATTTCACCGCGTATCCAGTAGGAGATTTCTCTCTGTAAGTATTCCTTTTTTTAGGACTCTCTCCCCCATCCCTCTCCCTCCCGCCTCCGCTAAAGCTTCGGCGAGGCACAGTCCTCCTTTTCTGACAATTGCCAGATTAGAGGTATGTTTGGAGAAGACTTTCAAGTTTTTGTTTCAATGAACTATGTTTTCCAAACTAACAGGCGGCTCTCAAAGAGAGAGCCGCCTGATATTAATCGCTAAATCTAGTGACTAATTATTATTCATAATTACGAACTAAAAAATGTAATTATGACTCTCTCCCTTTGCCCTCCATAGTATTCCACGACGGAGGGTCTTTTTTTTAATTTTTTAAAGAAAATCTCTTTATCTTATTACACCTGTATTATATCATATATATAAATTTTGTCAAGGCCATTTCTGAATTTTCGTTCTCCTTTCTTTTCCCTCATTCTCAAACAATTGTACTATATCATAGTATCTCAAATCTGTCAAGCCCTTTCATCAGGTTACCACAGCAGGTTGCATCCTTCCCTACTATTTACTATTTTTTAAAAGAAAAAAAGTGAGCAAGGTCGAACCTTGCTCACTTTAGAAAGATAGTAGAAAATTTTAGTCTGTTTTTCTCTCGTCTGTTTCAGAATGT encodes:
- a CDS encoding ABC transporter ATP-binding protein; translated protein: MIKLENVWKIYQLGEVELTVLKGISLEVFPGAFVTIMGPSGSGKSTLLHIIGCLDIPTKGEVFLEGQNVAGLSEDELAQIRGQRVGFVFQQFNLLHNLNALENVMLPMIFQGVAENKRVDRAKKLLASINLGKRIFHRPGELSGGERQRVAIARALSNDPEIIVADEPTGNLDSTTGKMIMEILIDLHKKEKKTIVVVTHDPHIAEYTEEVINIKDGQIVANHETAGKVLWEKQ
- the rpmG gene encoding 50S ribosomal protein L33 encodes the protein MAKRKKPFVKMMCTVCKRVNYHTHKSKKMVKEKLELKKHCKWCRKHTLHKETKK
- the trmD gene encoding tRNA (guanosine(37)-N1)-methyltransferase TrmD, translating into MLRFDIITIFPEIFDSYLKESLIDRAQKKKLIKVKVHNLRKWTTDRHQVVDDRPYGGGIGMVLKVEPIYKAVKEIKRIKRLSNRKRKVILFTPRGKKFNQKLAFSFSKLNQLILICGRYEGVDERVAKHLASMELSIGDYVLMGGELPAMVVIETIARLIPGVLGKPQLLKERITKGKGFIEYPQYTRPEVFKPRLRGRSGGRGKKSVIWRVPKVLLSGNHKEIEKWRKERTKIIKK
- a CDS encoding KH domain-containing protein, translating into MAKESADKEFLEFLIKALVDNPEDVKVDRRVDEMGVLLSLKVNPEDMGQIIGKAGSTARAIRNLVRIVGLKNHARVNLKIEEPVGGAARDKKAPADEGLEDLKL
- a CDS encoding efflux RND transporter periplasmic adaptor subunit, which produces MTLSVKKIIGALVIISIFSIFIYQTYFKKEKLDFTLAEVMKGDVLQEVLETGQVKKEEKINLSFKSAGIIEKTYVEVGEEVKERDILAKLENTQLKIQLQEAEANLELNQAQLNKLLRGASSEEIQITQTSVDNAKISLATAKQKLEDIKEQGEENLEAAYEDALNVLNDSYLKISNTFNTADLIQRTYFINADQQGFRVRENKDRIENALNRIKPYLDTAKATQKYEDIDITLSKMKGDLEIVSDALKIIRDTCEDQAYKNTVSSTHKSSLDTDRGYINTALTNVVNSQQTISSTKTTNVININTYQGKIDLAEGELKAAEDNLAKIIAPPRQEDIDLYQAQTKQATAKIRLLEKQIEDTILRTPVDGQVVKVNKSIGEIVQSTLQDAVIILLPSSPFKIEVDIYEEDIIDIKVDNPVEITLVAFSDEILKGKVISIDPAEKLIGGIVYYEVTIDFEETKEGIKPGMTADIIIESDKKENVLVIPKRAVKKMDGKKIVQVFKDGEVKKREIEIGLEGNEYIEVISGLQEGEEVVID